A DNA window from Parabacteroides johnsonii DSM 18315 contains the following coding sequences:
- the rplA gene encoding 50S ribosomal protein L1 encodes MSKLTKNQKLALGKIEAGKAYTLKEASALVKEITTTKFDASVDVDVRLGVDPRKANQMVRGVVSLPHGTGKQVRVLALCTPDKEAEATAAGADYVGLDEYIEKIKGGWTDIDVIITMPSIMGKIGALGRVLGPRGLMPNPKSGTVTNEIGNAVKEVKQGKIDFKVDKSGIVHTSIGKISFNPDQIRDNAKEFISTLLKLKPSAAKGTYIKSIYLSSTMSAGIKIDPKSVEEN; translated from the coding sequence ATGAGTAAACTTACAAAAAATCAAAAGTTGGCTTTGGGCAAGATTGAAGCTGGGAAAGCGTACACATTGAAGGAAGCTTCAGCTTTGGTAAAAGAAATTACTACTACTAAGTTTGATGCCTCTGTAGATGTTGATGTTCGTTTAGGTGTTGACCCTCGTAAAGCTAACCAAATGGTGAGAGGTGTGGTTTCACTGCCTCACGGAACGGGTAAGCAGGTTCGGGTTCTCGCATTATGTACACCAGACAAGGAAGCTGAAGCTACTGCTGCAGGTGCTGACTATGTTGGATTGGATGAGTATATTGAAAAGATTAAAGGCGGTTGGACTGATATTGACGTAATCATCACTATGCCTTCTATCATGGGTAAGATTGGTGCTCTGGGTAGAGTGTTAGGCCCGCGTGGTTTGATGCCTAACCCTAAGAGTGGTACGGTTACCAATGAAATTGGAAACGCAGTGAAAGAAGTTAAGCAAGGTAAGATCGACTTTAAGGTAGACAAATCCGGTATCGTTCACACTTCAATCGGTAAGATTTCTTTCAATCCCGATCAGATTCGTGACAATGCTAAGGAATTTATTTCAACTCTTTTGAAGTTGAAACCGTCTGCAGCTAAAGGTACATATATAAAGAGCATTTATCTTTCAAGTACAATGAGTGCGGGTATTAAAATTGACCCCAAATCAGTTGAAGAAAACTAA
- the rplJ gene encoding 50S ribosomal protein L10 gives MKKEDKGLIIGQLTEIVKEYPNFYLTDIEALDAEKTSKLRRECFKKEIKLVVVKNNLLKKALENVEGDFSPLQVAMKGNTAVMFSQTANAPARLIKEFTKDAKKDAPAKPALKAAYVQESFYVGAENLEALVNIKSKNELIGDVIMLLQSPAKNVISALQSSGQTIHGLLKTLEER, from the coding sequence ATGAAAAAGGAAGATAAAGGCTTAATTATAGGTCAACTGACTGAGATCGTAAAGGAATATCCTAACTTCTATTTGACTGACATCGAAGCATTGGATGCTGAGAAAACCAGCAAATTGAGACGGGAATGTTTCAAGAAAGAGATCAAGTTGGTTGTTGTAAAGAATAACTTGCTTAAAAAGGCATTGGAAAATGTAGAAGGCGATTTTTCTCCTCTGCAGGTTGCAATGAAAGGCAATACGGCTGTGATGTTCTCACAGACTGCTAATGCTCCCGCTCGTCTGATTAAGGAATTTACTAAGGATGCTAAGAAAGATGCTCCCGCTAAACCGGCATTGAAAGCTGCCTATGTACAGGAAAGCTTCTATGTAGGTGCAGAAAATCTTGAAGCCTTAGTAAATATCAAGAGCAAAAACGAACTTATCGGAGATGTTATCATGTTGTTGCAATCTCCGGCGAAGAACGTTATTTCTGCTCTTCAGTCATCAGGACAAACTATCCATGGTCTGTTGAAGACTTTGGAAGAAAGATAA
- the rplL gene encoding 50S ribosomal protein L7/L12, with protein sequence MADLKAFAEQLVNLTVKEVSELATILKEEYGIEPAAAAVAVAGPAAGGAAAAAEEKTSFDVVLKAAGANKLAIVKLVKELTGLGLKEAKDMVDGAPSAIKEGIAKADAEALKKQLEEAGAEVELK encoded by the coding sequence ATGGCAGATTTGAAAGCTTTTGCAGAACAATTAGTAAACCTGACCGTAAAAGAAGTTAGCGAACTGGCTACAATCCTGAAAGAAGAATATGGTATCGAACCTGCAGCTGCAGCTGTTGCTGTTGCTGGTCCTGCTGCTGGTGGCGCTGCTGCCGCTGCAGAAGAAAAAACTTCTTTTGACGTAGTATTGAAAGCAGCTGGTGCAAACAAGCTGGCTATCGTTAAGTTAGTAAAAGAATTAACTGGTCTTGGTTTGAAAGAAGCTAAAGATATGGTTGACGGTGCTCCTAGCGCTATCAAAGAAGGAATCGCTAAAGCTGATGCTGAAGCATTAAAGAAACAGTTGGAAGAAGCTGGAGCTGAAGTTGAGCTTAAATAG
- the rpoB gene encoding DNA-directed RNA polymerase subunit beta: MSSTAENQRVNFASIKNQFPYPDFLEVQLKSFQDFLQLDTPPEKRKKEGLYKVFAENFPIADTRNNFVLEFLDYYIDPPRYTIDECIARGLTYSVPLKAKLKLYCTDPDHEDFDTVIQDVYLGPIPYMTERGTFVINGAERVVVSQLHRSPGVFFGQSTHANGTKLYSARIIPFKGSWIEFATDINNVMYAYIDRKKKLPVTTLLRAIGFESDKDILEIFNLAEEVKVSKANLKKLIGRKLAARVLKTWVEDFVDEDTGEVVSIERNDVIIDRESVLDSDNIEAILESGTQNILLHREDQNLSDYAIIYNTLQKDPSNSEKEAVLYIYRQLRNAEPADEASAREVIQNLFFSEKRYDLGEVGRYRINKKLNLTTSDDIKVLTKEDIIEIIKYLIELINSKAIVDDIDHLSNRRVRTVGEQLYNQFGIGLARMSRTVRERMNVRDNEVFTPIDLINAKTISSVVNSFFGTNALSQFMDQTNPLAEITHKRRLSALGPGGLSRERAGFEVRDVHYTHYGRLCPIETPEGPNIGLISSLCVYAKINDLGFISTPYRKVVDGKVDFSEEGLQYYTAEEEEELTIAQGNAPLDNDGKFVRDRVKARFEADFPVVPPTEIDLMDVAPQQIASIAASLIPFLEHDDANRALMGSNMMRQAVPLLRTDAPIVGTGIEAQVARDSRTQIMAEREGEVVFVDATCIKIKYDRSEDEEFVSFEDAVKTYNIPKWRKTNQSTTVDLRPICHRGQRVKAGDILTEGYSTQNGELALGRNVKVAYMPWKGYNYEDAIVLNERMVREDFFTSVHVDEYILEVRETKRGMEELTSDIPNVSEEATKDLDERGIVRVGARIEPGDILIGKITPKGESDPSPEEKLLRAIFGDKAGDVKDASLKATPSLRGVVIETALFSKAVKKRKSRLTDKAILPKLDEEYEMKMADLKNLLVDKLLVLTNGKVSQGVKDYMNTEIIAKGVKFSRKALEELDYNSIQVSKWTADADKNELIKQVILNYLKKYKELDAELRRKKFDLTIGDELPTGIVQMAKVYIAKKRKIQVGDKMAGRHGNKGIVSKIVRQEDMPFLEDGTPVDICLNPLGVPSRMNLGQIFEAVLGWAGRTMGVKFATPIFDGATLDDMNEWTDKAGLPRYGKSYLYDGGTGERFDQPATVGVTYFLKLGHMVDDKMHARSIGPYSLITQQPLGGKAQFGGQRFGEMEVWALEAFGAAHVLQEILTIKSDDVVGRSKAYEAIVKGDPMPQPGIPESLNVLLHELRGLGLSFTLD; encoded by the coding sequence ATGTCTTCAACAGCTGAAAACCAAAGAGTTAATTTTGCTTCGATCAAAAATCAGTTCCCATATCCGGACTTTCTCGAAGTACAATTGAAGTCATTCCAAGACTTTCTTCAACTTGACACGCCTCCTGAAAAGAGAAAAAAGGAGGGATTGTATAAGGTATTTGCCGAGAATTTTCCGATAGCAGATACGCGTAACAATTTTGTGTTGGAGTTCTTAGATTACTATATAGATCCGCCTCGCTATACGATTGACGAATGTATTGCTCGCGGATTAACCTATAGTGTGCCTTTAAAAGCGAAGTTAAAACTGTATTGTACAGACCCTGATCACGAAGATTTCGATACGGTGATACAGGATGTATATCTGGGCCCGATTCCGTATATGACGGAAAGAGGTACGTTCGTGATAAATGGTGCAGAGCGTGTTGTGGTTTCACAATTGCACCGTTCACCGGGTGTGTTCTTCGGACAGAGTACACACGCAAATGGTACGAAGTTGTATTCTGCACGTATCATTCCTTTTAAAGGTTCCTGGATCGAGTTTGCAACTGACATCAATAATGTGATGTATGCTTACATCGACCGTAAAAAGAAATTGCCTGTAACAACCCTTTTAAGAGCTATTGGTTTTGAAAGCGATAAAGACATTCTCGAAATCTTTAATCTGGCTGAAGAAGTAAAAGTTTCGAAAGCTAACCTGAAGAAGCTGATCGGTCGTAAACTGGCTGCTCGTGTTTTGAAGACTTGGGTGGAAGATTTCGTAGATGAAGATACCGGTGAGGTTGTTTCTATTGAACGTAATGACGTTATCATTGACCGCGAATCGGTCCTCGATAGCGATAATATTGAGGCTATTCTGGAATCTGGCACGCAGAACATTCTGTTACATCGTGAAGACCAGAATCTTTCGGATTATGCTATCATCTATAATACGCTCCAGAAAGACCCCAGTAACTCTGAAAAGGAAGCCGTCCTGTATATTTACCGTCAGTTGCGAAATGCAGAACCCGCAGATGAAGCAAGTGCCCGTGAAGTTATTCAGAACCTGTTCTTCTCTGAAAAGCGTTATGATTTAGGTGAAGTTGGCCGTTACAGAATTAATAAGAAGTTGAACCTTACTACCAGCGATGATATTAAGGTTTTGACAAAAGAAGATATAATCGAGATCATCAAATATCTGATTGAGTTGATCAACTCAAAAGCGATCGTTGATGATATCGACCACTTGAGCAACCGTCGTGTGCGTACAGTTGGCGAACAGTTGTACAACCAGTTCGGTATCGGTTTGGCTCGTATGTCACGTACTGTTCGTGAACGTATGAACGTGCGCGACAATGAAGTGTTTACTCCGATCGATTTGATCAACGCGAAGACTATTTCTTCTGTCGTTAACTCATTTTTCGGAACGAATGCTTTGTCTCAGTTTATGGACCAGACAAACCCGCTGGCTGAAATTACGCATAAACGTCGTTTGTCTGCATTGGGACCAGGCGGTCTGTCTCGTGAACGTGCCGGATTTGAGGTTCGTGACGTACACTATACGCATTATGGTCGTCTTTGTCCAATTGAAACTCCTGAAGGACCGAACATCGGTTTGATCTCTTCTTTGTGCGTATATGCTAAGATTAATGATCTTGGTTTTATCTCTACTCCGTACCGTAAGGTCGTTGATGGTAAGGTGGACTTCTCTGAGGAAGGTTTACAATATTACACTGCAGAAGAAGAAGAAGAATTAACGATTGCCCAAGGGAATGCTCCATTGGATAATGATGGTAAGTTTGTTCGTGATAGAGTGAAAGCTCGTTTTGAAGCTGATTTTCCGGTCGTACCTCCTACGGAGATCGACTTGATGGACGTTGCTCCGCAGCAGATCGCTTCTATTGCGGCTTCTTTGATTCCGTTCCTGGAACATGACGATGCTAACCGTGCATTGATGGGATCTAACATGATGCGCCAGGCAGTTCCTTTGTTGCGTACGGATGCTCCTATTGTTGGTACAGGTATCGAAGCACAGGTTGCTCGTGACTCACGCACCCAGATCATGGCTGAACGTGAGGGTGAAGTTGTATTTGTGGATGCGACTTGTATCAAAATCAAATATGACCGCTCGGAAGATGAAGAATTCGTAAGTTTCGAAGATGCGGTTAAGACATACAATATCCCGAAGTGGCGTAAGACTAACCAAAGTACGACTGTCGATTTGCGTCCGATCTGTCATCGTGGTCAGCGTGTGAAAGCCGGTGATATCTTGACGGAAGGTTATTCTACTCAGAATGGTGAGTTGGCATTGGGACGTAACGTGAAGGTGGCATATATGCCGTGGAAGGGTTACAACTATGAGGATGCTATTGTTTTGAACGAACGTATGGTTCGCGAAGACTTTTTTACTTCAGTTCACGTTGACGAATATATTTTGGAAGTTCGTGAAACGAAACGTGGTATGGAAGAATTAACATCCGATATCCCGAATGTCAGCGAAGAAGCTACTAAAGATTTGGACGAAAGAGGTATTGTTCGTGTTGGTGCTCGCATTGAACCGGGTGATATTTTGATCGGTAAGATTACTCCGAAGGGTGAATCTGATCCTTCTCCTGAAGAAAAATTGCTTCGTGCAATCTTCGGTGATAAGGCTGGTGACGTGAAAGATGCTTCTTTGAAAGCAACTCCGTCTCTTCGTGGTGTAGTTATTGAAACTGCTTTATTCTCGAAAGCTGTCAAGAAGCGTAAGTCCAGACTGACAGACAAGGCTATTCTGCCTAAGTTGGATGAAGAATACGAAATGAAGATGGCTGACCTGAAGAATCTGTTGGTTGACAAACTGTTGGTTTTGACGAATGGCAAGGTTTCTCAGGGAGTTAAAGACTATATGAATACAGAGATTATTGCGAAGGGGGTTAAGTTCTCTCGCAAGGCTCTGGAAGAATTGGATTATAATTCTATCCAGGTAAGTAAGTGGACGGCTGATGCTGATAAGAACGAGCTTATCAAGCAGGTGATTTTGAACTACCTGAAGAAATATAAGGAACTGGATGCTGAGCTGAGACGTAAGAAATTCGATCTTACAATCGGTGATGAACTGCCTACCGGTATTGTTCAGATGGCTAAGGTTTACATTGCTAAGAAACGTAAGATCCAGGTTGGTGATAAGATGGCTGGTCGTCATGGAAACAAGGGTATTGTTTCCAAAATCGTTCGTCAGGAAGATATGCCATTCCTGGAAGACGGAACTCCGGTTGATATCTGTTTGAATCCGCTGGGTGTGCCTTCTCGTATGAACTTGGGACAGATTTTTGAAGCTGTGTTGGGTTGGGCAGGCCGCACGATGGGAGTTAAATTTGCTACTCCTATCTTCGACGGTGCAACATTGGATGATATGAACGAATGGACAGATAAAGCCGGATTGCCCCGTTACGGTAAGAGCTACTTGTATGACGGTGGAACTGGTGAACGTTTTGACCAGCCGGCTACAGTGGGTGTTACTTACTTCCTGAAGTTGGGGCACATGGTTGATGATAAGATGCATGCTCGTTCAATCGGTCCGTACTCTCTTATTACTCAGCAGCCTCTGGGTGGTAAGGCACAATTTGGTGGTCAGCGTTTTGGAGAGATGGAAGTTTGGGCACTGGAAGCTTTCGGTGCTGCACATGTGCTTCAGGAAATTCTTACGATCAAGTCTGACGACGTTGTCGGACGTTCTAAGGCTTACGAAGCAATCGTGAAAGGTGATCCGATGCCACAGCCGGGTATCCCCGAATCTTTGAACGTGTTGTTACACGAGCTGAGAGGTCTTGGTTTAAGCTTTACTCTGGATTAA
- the rpoC gene encoding DNA-directed RNA polymerase subunit beta' gives MAFRKENKIKSNFSKITIGLASPEEILENSSGEVLKPETINYRTYKPERDGLFCERIFGPIKDYECHCGKYKRIRYKGIVCDRCGVEVTEKKVRRERMGHIHLVVPVAHIWYFRSLPNKIGYLLGLPTKKLDSIIYYERYVVIQPGCVDTVAELDLLSEEEYLQILDNLPKENQMLEDTDPNKFIAKIGAEAIYDLLARLDLDSLSYELRHRASTDGSQQRKNEALKRLQVVESFRASRGRNKPEWMIVKVVPVIPPELRPLVPLDGGRFATSDLNDLYRRVIIRNNRLKRLIDIKAPEVILRNEKRMLQEAVDSLFDNSRKSSAVKTDANRPLKSLSDSLKGKQGRFRQNLLGKRVDYSARSVIVVGPELKMHECGLPKNMAAELYKPFVIRKLIERGIVKTVKSAKKIVDRKEPVVWDILEYVMKGHPVLLNRAPTLHRLGIQAFQPKLIEGKAIQLHPLACTAFNADFDGDQMAVHLPLGNEAVLEAQMLMLASHNILNPANGAPITVPSQDMVLGLYYITKMRKGTQGEGLVFYGPEEATIAYNEKKVDIHAPIKVYVNDIDKEGNPVKKMVETSVGRLMVNEFVPEEVGYINEVLGKKALRDIIGKVIKACGVARTAQFLDDIKNLGYYMAFKGGLSFNLADVLIPPEKEALVKEGYEEVEQIMNNYNMGFITNNERYNQIIDTWTHVNSKLSDTLMKQLTADNDGFNSIYMMMDSGARGSKEQIRQLSGMRGLMAKPQKSGAEGGQIIENPILSNFKEGLSVLEYFISTHGARKGLADTALKTADAGYLTRRLVDVSHDVIINEEDCGTLRGLVCTELKNNDEVIASLGERILGRVSVHDVIHPLTGEVIVRAGEEIREDAAKMIEDSPIESVEIRSVLTCESKKGVCAKCYGRNLATNRMVQKGEVVGVIAAQSIGEPGTQLTLRTFHVGGIASNVATENSITSKYDGVLEIEELRAVDSEENGKKFQVVVSRLAELRIVDPTTKIVLLAHNIPYGSKLFFKNGDTIKKGDVIIEWDPFNAVIVSEVSGKIEFESLVENVTYNVESDETTGLKEKIIIESKDKTKAPAAHIVDENGNYLKNYSLPLGAHVVKDEGDVVKAGEVLVKIPRAVSKAGDITGGLPRVTELFEARNPSNPAVVSEIDGEVGFGKIKRGNREITVTSKLGEVKKYMVPLSKQLLVQENDYIRAGMPLSDGATTPSDILAIMGPTAVQEYIVNEIQDVYRLQGVKINDKHFEVIVRQMMRKVEIIDPGDTRFLEQQVVDKLEVMDENDRIWGKKVVTDPGDSQTLQAGQIVTVRKLRDENSMLKRRDLKLVEVRDAVPATANQILQGITRAALQTNSFMSAASFQETTKVLNEAAINGKVDRLEGLKENVICGHLIPAGTGQRDFDKLVVGAKDEFERIFANRKNVVDFNTMDRDDE, from the coding sequence ATGGCCTTTAGAAAAGAAAACAAGATAAAGAGTAACTTTTCAAAAATAACCATCGGTTTGGCTTCCCCTGAAGAGATTCTTGAAAACTCCAGTGGTGAAGTTCTGAAACCGGAAACGATTAACTATCGTACATACAAACCTGAACGTGACGGTCTTTTCTGCGAGCGTATTTTCGGTCCGATCAAGGACTATGAATGCCATTGCGGTAAATACAAGCGTATTCGTTATAAAGGTATTGTCTGCGATCGTTGCGGGGTAGAAGTTACAGAGAAGAAAGTGCGTCGTGAACGTATGGGACACATTCATCTGGTTGTTCCTGTCGCTCATATCTGGTATTTCCGTTCCCTGCCCAATAAAATCGGTTACTTGTTAGGCTTGCCGACCAAGAAACTGGATTCTATTATCTATTACGAACGTTATGTTGTGATTCAGCCGGGTTGTGTAGACACTGTTGCTGAATTGGACTTGCTTTCGGAAGAAGAATATTTGCAGATTCTGGATAACCTGCCAAAGGAAAATCAGATGCTGGAAGATACAGACCCGAATAAGTTTATCGCAAAGATCGGTGCTGAAGCTATCTATGATTTGCTGGCTCGTCTGGACTTGGATTCTTTGTCTTACGAATTGCGTCACCGCGCAAGCACAGACGGTTCGCAACAGCGTAAGAACGAAGCATTAAAGCGTTTGCAGGTTGTTGAATCTTTCCGTGCATCCAGAGGTCGTAACAAACCGGAATGGATGATCGTGAAGGTTGTCCCTGTTATCCCGCCTGAACTGCGTCCGTTGGTTCCGCTGGATGGTGGACGTTTTGCGACTTCCGATTTGAATGACTTGTATCGTCGTGTTATTATTCGTAATAACCGTCTGAAGCGGTTAATTGATATCAAAGCTCCCGAGGTTATTTTGCGTAATGAAAAACGTATGCTTCAGGAGGCTGTGGACTCTCTGTTTGACAATTCTCGTAAATCGAGTGCTGTTAAGACTGATGCTAACCGTCCGTTGAAGTCTCTTTCCGACAGTTTGAAGGGTAAACAAGGTCGTTTCCGTCAGAACCTGTTAGGTAAGCGTGTTGACTATTCGGCTCGTTCGGTTATCGTTGTAGGTCCTGAATTGAAAATGCATGAATGTGGTCTGCCGAAGAATATGGCAGCCGAACTTTATAAACCTTTTGTGATCCGTAAATTGATCGAACGCGGTATTGTAAAAACGGTTAAGTCTGCAAAGAAGATCGTTGACCGTAAGGAACCGGTGGTTTGGGATATTTTGGAGTATGTAATGAAAGGTCATCCGGTATTGTTGAACCGTGCACCGACTCTGCACCGTCTGGGTATCCAGGCATTCCAGCCGAAGTTGATCGAAGGCAAGGCTATTCAGTTGCATCCGTTGGCATGTACGGCATTTAACGCCGACTTCGACGGTGACCAGATGGCTGTTCACTTGCCTTTAGGAAACGAGGCCGTACTGGAAGCGCAGATGTTGATGCTTGCTTCTCATAACATTCTGAATCCAGCTAACGGTGCACCTATTACCGTTCCTTCTCAGGATATGGTGTTAGGTTTGTACTACATAACAAAAATGCGTAAGGGAACACAGGGTGAAGGCCTTGTTTTCTATGGACCGGAAGAAGCAACGATCGCATATAATGAAAAGAAAGTGGATATCCATGCTCCGATCAAAGTATATGTGAACGACATTGACAAAGAAGGTAATCCGGTTAAGAAAATGGTCGAAACTTCTGTCGGACGTTTGATGGTTAATGAATTTGTTCCGGAAGAAGTCGGTTATATAAATGAAGTATTGGGTAAAAAAGCTCTCCGTGATATCATCGGTAAGGTGATCAAGGCTTGTGGTGTTGCCCGTACGGCTCAGTTCTTGGATGATATCAAGAATCTGGGTTATTATATGGCCTTCAAGGGTGGTTTGTCATTCAACTTGGCTGACGTTCTGATCCCACCTGAAAAAGAGGCGTTGGTGAAAGAAGGGTATGAGGAAGTTGAACAGATCATGAACAACTATAACATGGGCTTCATTACCAACAACGAGCGTTATAATCAGATTATTGATACTTGGACACATGTCAACAGTAAGTTGTCCGACACATTGATGAAGCAGTTGACTGCTGATAATGACGGTTTCAACTCTATCTATATGATGATGGATTCTGGGGCCCGTGGTTCTAAAGAACAGATTCGTCAGTTGTCTGGTATGCGTGGTTTGATGGCAAAACCGCAGAAGAGTGGTGCAGAAGGTGGTCAGATTATTGAAAACCCGATCCTTTCTAACTTTAAGGAAGGTCTGTCTGTGTTGGAGTATTTTATTTCTACTCACGGTGCTCGTAAGGGTTTGGCCGATACCGCTTTGAAGACTGCTGATGCTGGTTACTTGACCCGTCGTCTGGTTGATGTATCTCATGATGTGATCATCAATGAAGAAGACTGTGGAACGTTGCGTGGTTTGGTTTGTACGGAATTGAAGAACAATGATGAAGTGATCGCCAGCTTGGGTGAACGTATTTTGGGACGCGTTTCTGTTCATGATGTCATTCATCCGTTGACAGGCGAAGTAATTGTCCGTGCCGGTGAAGAAATTCGTGAAGATGCCGCTAAGATGATTGAGGATTCTCCGATCGAAAGTGTTGAAATCCGTTCTGTATTGACTTGTGAATCCAAGAAGGGGGTTTGTGCAAAATGTTATGGCCGTAACTTGGCTACGAACCGGATGGTTCAGAAAGGTGAGGTCGTGGGGGTTATCGCTGCACAGTCAATCGGTGAACCGGGTACTCAGTTGACATTGCGTACATTCCATGTCGGTGGTATCGCATCTAACGTGGCAACAGAAAACAGTATCACTTCTAAATATGACGGTGTTCTGGAAATCGAAGAACTTCGTGCTGTGGATAGCGAAGAAAACGGTAAGAAGTTCCAGGTTGTTGTCAGCCGTTTGGCTGAACTTCGTATTGTCGATCCGACAACTAAGATCGTATTGCTGGCTCACAACATTCCTTATGGTTCCAAGTTGTTCTTCAAGAACGGAGATACAATCAAGAAGGGTGATGTTATCATCGAATGGGACCCGTTCAACGCCGTTATCGTATCGGAAGTTTCCGGTAAGATCGAATTCGAAAGTTTGGTCGAAAATGTTACTTACAATGTTGAAAGTGACGAAACGACCGGCTTGAAAGAAAAGATCATTATCGAATCTAAAGATAAGACAAAAGCTCCGGCTGCCCATATCGTGGATGAAAACGGAAACTATCTGAAGAATTATTCGTTACCGTTAGGTGCTCACGTTGTAAAAGATGAGGGCGATGTGGTTAAAGCTGGTGAGGTTTTGGTTAAGATCCCGCGTGCAGTAAGTAAAGCAGGTGATATTACCGGTGGTTTGCCTCGTGTAACAGAATTGTTCGAGGCTCGTAACCCGTCTAACCCGGCTGTGGTTTCTGAAATCGATGGTGAAGTAGGTTTTGGCAAGATCAAGCGTGGTAACCGTGAAATTACTGTTACATCCAAATTAGGTGAAGTAAAGAAATATATGGTGCCTCTGTCTAAGCAGTTGCTTGTTCAGGAAAACGACTATATCCGTGCCGGTATGCCGCTCTCTGATGGTGCGACTACTCCGTCTGATATTTTGGCAATTATGGGACCGACGGCTGTTCAAGAATATATCGTAAATGAAATTCAGGATGTATATCGTCTACAAGGTGTAAAAATTAACGATAAGCATTTTGAGGTAATCGTTCGCCAGATGATGCGTAAGGTTGAAATTATCGATCCGGGAGATACTCGCTTCTTGGAACAGCAGGTGGTTGATAAACTGGAAGTAATGGATGAAAACGATCGTATCTGGGGTAAGAAAGTTGTGACGGACCCAGGAGATTCTCAGACATTGCAGGCTGGTCAGATCGTAACTGTTCGTAAGTTGAGAGACGAGAATAGTATGCTGAAACGTCGTGACTTGAAATTGGTTGAGGTGCGTGATGCTGTTCCTGCTACGGCTAACCAGATTCTTCAGGGTATCACTCGTGCCGCTTTGCAGACAAACAGCTTTATGTCTGCCGCATCTTTCCAGGAAACAACTAAAGTGCTGAATGAAGCTGCTATCAATGGAAAAGTGGATCGTCTGGAAGGTTTGAAAGAAAACGTTATCTGCGGTCATTTGATTCCTGCCGGTACAGGCCAGCGTGATTTTGACAAGTTGGTTGTCGGTGCTAAAGATGAGTTCGAACGTATCTTTGCAAATCGTAAAAATGTCGTAGACTTCAATACTATGGACAGAGACGACGAGTAA
- a CDS encoding endonuclease/exonuclease/phosphatase family protein has protein sequence MKKVLLYLFTLLFSTNVVFAKHLDNEMNVMSFNIRMSTKSDGANWWEYRKDLAANVIKFYDVDMFGAQEVLHNQLTDLLDRLPDYGYVGVGREDGKTKGEYSPIFYRKDRFSVVKSGNFWLAEDMNAVGKKGWDAACERVATWAVFKDKESEKEFFFLNTHLDHMGQIARHEGASLVLEQVKLLAGNLPVIVTGDFNAVPTDDPIKVLTDEKDLRHLTHTRTLAPLCYGPEWTFHDYGRVPLDERVWIDYIFIKGNIKVLRHGVLTESLGNLYPSDHCPVISRLLVQ, from the coding sequence ATGAAAAAAGTTCTACTTTATTTATTCACTCTTCTGTTCTCAACGAATGTAGTTTTTGCTAAACATCTTGATAATGAAATGAATGTGATGTCTTTTAATATTCGCATGAGTACAAAATCTGATGGAGCTAACTGGTGGGAATACAGAAAAGACCTGGCAGCCAATGTGATCAAGTTTTATGATGTCGATATGTTTGGTGCTCAAGAAGTCTTGCATAACCAGTTGACGGATTTATTAGACCGTTTGCCGGACTATGGCTATGTTGGGGTAGGGCGTGAAGATGGTAAGACAAAAGGGGAATATTCTCCTATATTTTATAGAAAGGACCGTTTCTCAGTTGTCAAAAGTGGTAATTTTTGGCTGGCGGAAGATATGAATGCCGTGGGCAAAAAAGGCTGGGATGCCGCTTGCGAGCGTGTTGCGACTTGGGCGGTATTCAAAGATAAGGAATCCGAAAAAGAGTTTTTCTTTCTGAATACCCATTTGGATCACATGGGGCAGATCGCTCGTCATGAAGGGGCTTCTTTAGTCTTAGAGCAGGTAAAGCTGCTTGCCGGAAATCTTCCGGTAATTGTTACTGGTGACTTTAATGCTGTTCCGACCGATGATCCGATCAAAGTCTTAACAGATGAAAAAGATCTTCGGCATTTGACACATACTCGTACATTGGCTCCTTTGTGCTACGGGCCTGAGTGGACTTTCCACGACTACGGACGTGTTCCTTTGGACGAACGTGTATGGATTGATTATATCTTTATAAAAGGTAATATCAAAGTGCTTCGCCATGGTGTTTTGACTGAAAGTTTGGGTAACTTGTATCCTTCAGATCATTGTCCTGTTATATCGAGATTACTTGTTCAGTAA